In one Solanum dulcamara chromosome 1, daSolDulc1.2, whole genome shotgun sequence genomic region, the following are encoded:
- the LOC129888402 gene encoding uncharacterized protein LOC129888402 isoform X1 yields MNKFAYRQNALVGFGEIAVSKGIVCPKPRRSGLFNSASVQVNETFTTNAPLLQINSQEVGGCDLKAGTELLDMILTKGGRYDVEYSNFQLDSSPPYFCGSPPSRASNPLIQDVNFCNDNFVPITPIPESAAPFSSSSRGCVRLKFGNNSAPVRIEGFNCRGSCSIPAVA; encoded by the exons ATGAACAAATTTGCCTATCGTCAAAATGCCTTGGTGGGTTTTGGAGAGATTGCTGTCTCTAAAGGCATAGTTTGCCCCAAGCCCCGGAGGAGTGGGCTATTCAATTCTGCCTCAGTTCAGGTTAATGAAACCTTTACCACAAATGCTCCATTGCTGCAAATCAA CAGTCAAGAAGTGGGGGGTTGCGATTTGAAAGCTGGAACTGAGCTTCTGGATATGATACTCACCAAG GGAGGGAGGTATGATGTTGAGTATTCCAATTTTCAGTTGGATTCATCTCCACCATATTTTTGTGGGTCTCCGCCTAGCAGGGCTTCAAATCCCCTAATTCAAGATGTCAACTTTTGTAACGACAACTTTGTACCTATAACACCAATTCCAGAATCAGCAGCACCCTTCTCCTCTTCCAGTCGTGGTTGCGTTCGGTTGAAGTTTGGGAACAATTCAGCTCCTGTGAGGATTGAAGGTTTCAATTGTCGTGGCAGCTGCAGCATCCCTGCTGTTGCTTAG
- the LOC129888402 gene encoding uncharacterized protein LOC129888402 isoform X2, giving the protein MNKFAYRQNALVGFGEIAVSKGIVCPKPRRSGLFNSASVQVNETFTTNAPLLQINQEVGGCDLKAGTELLDMILTKGGRYDVEYSNFQLDSSPPYFCGSPPSRASNPLIQDVNFCNDNFVPITPIPESAAPFSSSSRGCVRLKFGNNSAPVRIEGFNCRGSCSIPAVA; this is encoded by the exons ATGAACAAATTTGCCTATCGTCAAAATGCCTTGGTGGGTTTTGGAGAGATTGCTGTCTCTAAAGGCATAGTTTGCCCCAAGCCCCGGAGGAGTGGGCTATTCAATTCTGCCTCAGTTCAGGTTAATGAAACCTTTACCACAAATGCTCCATTGCTGCAAATCAA TCAAGAAGTGGGGGGTTGCGATTTGAAAGCTGGAACTGAGCTTCTGGATATGATACTCACCAAG GGAGGGAGGTATGATGTTGAGTATTCCAATTTTCAGTTGGATTCATCTCCACCATATTTTTGTGGGTCTCCGCCTAGCAGGGCTTCAAATCCCCTAATTCAAGATGTCAACTTTTGTAACGACAACTTTGTACCTATAACACCAATTCCAGAATCAGCAGCACCCTTCTCCTCTTCCAGTCGTGGTTGCGTTCGGTTGAAGTTTGGGAACAATTCAGCTCCTGTGAGGATTGAAGGTTTCAATTGTCGTGGCAGCTGCAGCATCCCTGCTGTTGCTTAG